The following coding sequences are from one Dromaius novaehollandiae isolate bDroNov1 chromosome 22, bDroNov1.hap1, whole genome shotgun sequence window:
- the GFAP gene encoding glial fibrillary acidic protein, whose translation MESQRLSSYGRRFGPATAPAPRVVPVRWGPPAGSPARLVAARARSVQLGARSGSRLGLGKMDFSLADALNSEFRETRTNEKVEMMELNDRFASYIEKVRLLEQQNKVLVVELNQARDQEPSRLADIYQEELRDLRHHVEQLATAKARLEIERDNLAEDLGGLRQKLQDEVTLRLEAESTLAAYRQDVDAAALARLDLERRVGSLQEEITFLRKVHDEELRELQEQLAQHQVHIEMDVSKPDLTAALREIRTQYESMAASNIQETEEWYKSKFADLTDAAARHAEALRLAKQEANDYRRQLQALTCDLEALRGSNESLERQLREMEDRYALETAGYQDTVLRLEEDIRSLKEEMARHLQEYQDLLNVKLALDIEIATYRKLLEGEESRITIPVQTFSNLQIRETSLDTKSVSEAHLKRSIVVKTVETRDGEVIKESKQEHKEVA comes from the exons ATGGAGAGCCAGCGGCTGTCCTCCTACGGGCGCCGCTTCGGCCCCGCCACCGCCCCGGCACCCCGCGTCGTCCCCGTGCGCTGGGGACCGCccgccggctccccggcccggctcGTCGCCGCCCGGGCCAGGAGCGTCCAGCTCGGCGCCCGCTCGGGCTCCCGCCTGGGGCTGGGCAAGATGGACTTCTCGCTGGCCGACGCGCTCAACTCGGAGTTCAGGGAGACGCGCACCAACGAGAAGGTGGAGATGATGGAGCTCAACGACCGCTTCGCCAGCTACATCGAGAAGGTCcggctgctggagcagcagaacAAGGTGCTGGTGGTGGAGCTCAACCAGGCGCGGGACCAGGAGCCCTCGCGGCTGGCCGACATCTACCAGGAGGAGCTGCGCGACCTGCGGCACCACGTGGAGCAGCTCGCCACCGCCAAAGCCCGCCTGGAGATCGAGCGGGACAACCTCGCTGAGGACCTTGGTGGTCTCCGGCAAAA GCTCCAGGACGAGGTGACCCTGCGGCTGGAGGCCGAGAGCACCCTGGCTGCCTACAGGCAG GACGTGGATGCGGCCGCGCTGGCTCGCCTGGACCTGGAGCGCAGGGTGGGCTCCCTGCAGGAGGAGATCACCTTCCTGAGGAAGGTCCACGACGAG GAGCTgcgggagctgcaggagcagctggcccAGCACCAGGTGCACATCGAGATGGACGTGAGCAAGCCGGACCTGACGGCGGCCCTGCGGGAGATCCGCACCCAGTACGAGTCCATGGCTGCCAGCAACATCCAGGAGACCGAGGAGTGGTACAAGTCCAAG TTCGCAGACCTGACGGACGCGGCGGCCCGGCACGCGGAGGCCCTGCGCCTGGCCAAGCAGGAGGCCAACGACTACCGGCGCCAGCTCCAGGCCCTCACGTGCGACCTGGAGGCTCTGCGGGGCTCG AACGAGTCCCTGGAGAGGCAGCTGCGGGAGATGGAGGACCGCTACGCCCTGGAGACGGCCGGCTACCAGGACACGGTCCTGCGGCTGGAGGAGGACATCCGCAGCCTCAAGGAGGAGATGGCGCGGCACCTGCAGGAGTACCAAGACCTGCTCAACGTCAAGCTGGCCCTGGACATCGAGATCGCCACATATCGCAAGCTGCTGGAGGGCGAGGAGAGCAG GATCACCATTCCTGTGCAGACCTTCTCCAACCTGCAGATCCGAG AGACCAGCCTGGACACCAAATCTGTGTCGGAAGCTCACCTGAAGAGGAGCATCGTGGTCAAGACTGTGGAGACCAGAGATGGAGAG gTGATCAAGGAGTCCAAGCAGGAGCACAAGGAGGTGGCATAA